From Parus major isolate Abel chromosome 1A, Parus_major1.1, whole genome shotgun sequence, the proteins below share one genomic window:
- the LLPH gene encoding protein LLP homolog, whose translation MAKSLRSKWRRKMRAEKRKKNAPKELERLKKILGTKADVIMEEVKEVATVLPPEKVLEQRDDCKMELDNKRNKKTLLDQHGQYPIWMNSRQRKKLKAQRVKGKKKSKLAKGLVW comes from the exons ATGGCGAAGAGCCTGAGGAGCAAATGGAGGAGGAAGATGCGGGcggagaagaggaagaagaacgCGCCcaaagagctggagaggctgAAGAAGATCCTGGGAACCAAAGCGGATGTCATCATGGAGGAGGTGAAAGAGGTGGCGACCGTGCTGCCCCCCGAGAAAGTCCTGGAGCAGAGAG ATGACTGCAAAATGGAGCTGGATAATAAACGAAACAAAAAAACTCTCCTAGACCAGCATGGACAGTACCCAATATGGATGAATTCCAGGCAAAGAAAGAAGCTTAAGGCTCAGCgtgttaaagggaaaaaaaaatcaaaattggCCAAAGGCCTCGTCTGGTAA
- the TMBIM4 gene encoding protein lifeguard 4 translates to MAAEQRYPRSSIEDDFNYGSNVASASVHIRMAFLRKVYSILSVQVLLTTVTSAIFLYSTGVQAFVHERPALLLISGLGSLAVIVALTLYRHQHPVNLYLLFGFTLLEALTVAITVSFYDVSIVLQAFILTAAVFLGLTAYTLQSKRDFSKFGAGLFAFLWILIFSGFLRLFFYSETIELVFAAAGALLFCGFIIYDTHLLMHKLSPEEYILAAINLYLDIINLFLHLLRFLEAFNKK, encoded by the exons ATGGCGGCCGAGCAGCGCTACCCGAGGAGCTCCATCGAGGATGACTTCAACTATGGCAGCAACGTGGCCTCGGCCAGCGTCCACATCCGCATGG CATTTCTGCGAAAGGTCTACAGCATTCTTTCTGTTCAAGTTCTATTGACCACAGTCACATCTGCAATTTTCCTATACTCTACTGGAGTGCAGGCATTTGTTCATGAGAG GCCTGCCTTGCTTTTGATATCTGGACTTGGATCTCTGGCTGTAATCGTGGCACTGACCCTCTACAGACACCAGCACCCTGTTAATTTATACCTGCTGTTTGGATTT ACGCTACTGGAAGCACTGACAGTTGCCATTACAG TGAGTTTCTATGATGTCTCCATCGTCTTGCAAGCCTTTATTCTTACTGCTGCTGTATTTCTTGGATTGACTGCATATACCTTGCAGTCAAAGAGAGACTTCAGCAAATTTGGAGCAGG cctcTTCGCTTTTTTGTGGATTCTAATCTTCTCGGGTTTCTTGAGG CTGTTTTTCTATAGTGAGACAATAGAGttggtgtttgctgctgctggagctcttcTGTTCTgtggatttattatttatgacACTCATTTGCTGATGCACAAATTGTCCCCTGAAGAGTACATACTGGCTGCAATCAATCTCTACTTGGACATCATAAATCTATTCTTACACCTGCTGCGTTTTCTGGaggcatttaataaaaaatag